The genomic region TGGAATCATCTCTGATGTTTTTCAGAAGTTTTATGCCAAATGTTGCCCCTCCAAAGCTACCAGAGGGAGATGGTAAAGTCGATTTTGACGTGAGTGATGCAATCCTACCAGCTAGATTACCTGAATATAGCAATAAGAGTGCCAACACACtattcactctgtgtgtgtgtgtgtgtgtgtgtgtgtgtgtgtgtgtgtgtgtgtgtgtgtgtgtgtgtgtgtgtgtgtgtgtgtgtgtgtgtgtgtgtgtgtgtgtgcgtgtgcgtgcgtgtgtgtgtgtgtgtgtgcgtgtgcgtgtttgttttACAGGACCTGCATAGGAAGCGTCAAGAGAAGGACATGGCTGAGCTGACCTCTCTGATTGAGTCTCACTTTGTCCAGAGGAAGAAAGATGAAGATGAGCTCATCAGTCTCGTCAACAGGATCGTAAGTCCTCTACTGGTAGCACTGCTGGAGCTCAAACACACACTGCTGGAACACTACATGggcatgtttaaaaatatatatgtattattatttatttacctttatttaaccaggtaggcaagttgagaacaagatctcatttacaattgcgacctggccaagataaagcaaagcagttcgacacatacaacaacacagagttacacatggagtaaaacaaacatacagtcaataatacagtagaaacaagtctatatacgatgtgagcaaattaggtgagataagggaggtaaaggcaaaaaaaggccatggtggcgaagtaaatacaatatagcaagtaaaacactggaatggtagatttgcagtggaagaatgtgcaaagtagaaataaaaataatgggatacaaaggagcaaaataaataaataaaataaataaataaatacagtagggaaagaggtagttgtttgggctaaattataggtgggctatgtacaggtgtagtaatctgagctgctctgacagctggtgcttaaagctagtgaaggagataagtgtttccagtttcagagatttttgtagttcgttccagtcattggcagtagagaactggtaggagaggcggccaaagaaagaattggttttgggggtgaccagagagatatacctgctggagcgcgtgctacaggtgggtgatgctatgctGACCAGCGAGCTTAGATAAGGGGGGActgactttacctagcagggtcttgtagatgacatggagccagtgggtttggcgacgagtatgaagcgagggccagccaacgagagcgtacaggtcgcaatggtgggtagtatatggggctttggtgacaaaacggatggcactgtgagactgcatccaatttgttgagtagggtattggaggctattttataaatgacatcgctgaagtcgaggattggtaggatggtcagttttacaagggtatgtttggcagcatgagtgaaggatgctttgttgcgaaataggaagccaattctagatttaactttggattggagatgtttgatgtgggtctggaaggagagtttacagtctaaccagacacctaggtatttgtagttgtccacgtattctaagtcagagccgtccagagtagtgatgttggacaggcgggcaggtgcaggcagcgatcggttgaagagcatgcatttagttttacttgtattggaggccacggaaggagagttgtatggcattgaagcttgcctggggGGTTGTTAAcacggtgtccaaagaagggccagatggatacagaatggtgtcgtctgcatagaggtggatcagagaattaccagcagcaagagcgacatcattgatgtaatacagagaagagagtcggtgtTGGTGAACATTCTGGTTGGCTCCCATAGCTTAAGCCCGGGCTCAGTGTGCCACTATAGTCTTGAGGTACACAGATGAATCAGGTTGGATACCTTATCTGTCACGgactgtaactgtgtgtgtgtgtgtgtgtgtgtgtgtgtgtgtgtgtgtgtgtgtgtgtgtgtgtgtgtgtgtgtgtgtgtgtgtgtgtgtgtgggtgtgtgtgtgtgtgtgtgtgtgtgtgtgtgtgtgtgtgtgtgtgtgtgtgtgtgtgtgtgtgtgtgtgtgtgtgtgtgtgtgtgtgtgtgtgtgtgtgtgtgtgtgtgtgtgtgtgtgtgtgtgtgtgtgcatgtgcgtgtgtgtgtgtgtgcaggagaaGCGTCGTACCGAGAGGGCAGAGCAGCAGAGGATTCGTGctgagcaagagaaagagaggcaggccCGTCTAGCCGTGAGTCTCTCGTTGTGTAATGTTTCAATTGAGATGTCAAGGCCAACTGCGGCCCAAGTTGTTTTCTCCTCTTCTTTAACCTTCTGTTGCTCACTCCCCGacacaggaagagaaagagaggagggagcaaGATGAACAGCGTAGGAAGCACGATGATGACGCTAAGAAGAAGAAGGCCCTCACTACCATGACTCACACGTACGGTGGCATCCAACAGAAGGTTAGCGCTAGCTCCACAcgcactcgctctctctcatgaTTACAACATTTGCATCAGAGTTGCTTCCCCCTCGTGGTTATCTTGACACTTGCATGCCCTCTCGCTGTGCTGCGGTGATGTCCATCCACAGCAAGAGGGCAAGAAGGGAGCCAAGAAGCAGactgagagagaaaagaagaagaagattCTGGCTGacagaaggaaggctctgatcaTCGACCATCTCAACGAGGACAAACTCAAGTATGATATATTTAATTACCCCGAAATACTCACAGGTCTTtgactgagtcccaaatggcacccgggctctggtcaaaagttatgCACTTTTAagggaatagggtatcatttCAGACACACACTGAAAGCTCTATTTCATTGTTGAAAGTATCTATTGTACAAGGTTTATACATCGAAGAAAACATGAAATGCAGATGAATACACATAGTTGCTTAGAAAGTCTGCTGTGAAGGAGAGACCAAAAGTAGAACCTCATGCGCTGACTGAACGCTGGCGTCCCATTGGTTGTCGTCCTGCAGGGAGAAGGCCAATGAGCTGTGGCAGTGGATGATGGAGCTGGAGGCGGAGAAGTTCGACCTCAGCGAGAAACTGAAGAAGCAGAAATACGACGTAAGTGTTCTCACTCCGGTCCAAGCTATGGTGACAAAAACCCGTGGCTGTACTGTGCATGGTGGTCCACAGGGTAAAAACAAGATCACTGGTCGTGCCTATGACATGACAGTATAATACGGTGATGACTACAAGACTGTGACGTTTTACTTCAAATGGGTCTGGGTCTTTTTCATGTGTCCTGACCTCCATATCATCTCCTCTGTCATCCAATGACTGCATACCACAAGGGGCTGgcgaggggaggacggctcataataaatgACGGGAGTgaattgaggaaaaatgtacttacttcAACTGTGATCGGGTTGTCTCACCTATCTCAaaatgaatgcactgactgtctacgtctctctggataagagggtctgCTAAGTGACTAAAATGTTCATGTAaaaggaatggtatcaaacacatggaaaccacgtgtttgataccattccatttattccattccagccattcctatgtgcccgtcctccccaattaaggggcCACCAGCCGCCTGCGCTCTCTACCAAAGCATTACATGTGTCCCTTTACATGCTGTGAATGCAGTCTATTTCACAGAG from Oncorhynchus kisutch isolate 150728-3 linkage group LG9, Okis_V2, whole genome shotgun sequence harbors:
- the LOC109896767 gene encoding troponin T, cardiac muscle-like isoform X2 gives rise to the protein MADEENEEEVEVEVPAEEDAAPAEEEPEPEPEPDVEEPTAVEETPAEEASGETQDSKAKPKSFMPNVAPPKLPEGDGKVDFDDLHRKRQEKDMAELTSLIESHFVQRKKDEDELISLVNRIEKRRTERAEQQRIRAEQEKERQARLAEEKERREQDEQRRKHDDDAKKKKALTTMTHTYGGIQQKQEGKKGAKKQTEREKKKKILADRRKALIIDHLNEDKLKEKANELWQWMMELEAEKFDLSEKLKKQKYDINQLLARVQDHQSAKGRGKAKAVRR
- the LOC109896767 gene encoding troponin T, cardiac muscle-like isoform X4, producing MADEENEEEVEVEVPAEEDAAPAEEEPEPEPEPDVEEPTAVEASGETQDSKAKPKSFMPNVAPPKLPEGDGKVDFDDLHRKRQEKDMAELTSLIESHFVQRKKDEDELISLVNRIEKRRTERAEQQRIRAEQEKERQARLAEEKERREQDEQRRKHDDDAKKKKALTTMTHTYGGIQQKQEGKKGAKKQTEREKKKKILADRRKALIIDHLNEDKLKEKANELWQWMMELEAEKFDLSEKLKKQKYDINQLLARVQDHQSAKGRGKAKAVRR
- the LOC109896767 gene encoding troponin T, cardiac muscle-like isoform X1; this translates as MADEENEEEVEVEVPAEEDAAPAEEEPEPEPEPDVEEPTAVEETPAEEASGETQDSKAKPKSFMPNVAPPKLPEGDGKVDFDDLHRKRQEKDMAELTSLIESHFVQRKKDEDELISLVNRIEKRRTERAEQQRIRAEQEKERQARLAEEKERREQDEQRRKHDDDAKKKKALTTMTHTYGGIQQKQEGKKGAKKQTEREKKKKILADRRKALIIDHLNEDKLKEKANELWQWMMELEAEKFDLSEKLKKQKYDMNVLQTRINEQQKFAKGRGKAKAVRR
- the LOC109896767 gene encoding troponin T, cardiac muscle-like isoform X3, translating into MADEENEEEVEVEVPAEEDAAPAEEEPEPEPEPDVEEPTAVEASGETQDSKAKPKSFMPNVAPPKLPEGDGKVDFDDLHRKRQEKDMAELTSLIESHFVQRKKDEDELISLVNRIEKRRTERAEQQRIRAEQEKERQARLAEEKERREQDEQRRKHDDDAKKKKALTTMTHTYGGIQQKQEGKKGAKKQTEREKKKKILADRRKALIIDHLNEDKLKEKANELWQWMMELEAEKFDLSEKLKKQKYDMNVLQTRINEQQKFAKGRGKAKAVRR
- the LOC109896767 gene encoding troponin T, cardiac muscle-like isoform X5, whose protein sequence is MADEENEEEASGETQDSKAKPKSFMPNVAPPKLPEGDGKVDFDDLHRKRQEKDMAELTSLIESHFVQRKKDEDELISLVNRIEKRRTERAEQQRIRAEQEKERQARLAEEKERREQDEQRRKHDDDAKKKKALTTMTHTYGGIQQKQEGKKGAKKQTEREKKKKILADRRKALIIDHLNEDKLKEKANELWQWMMELEAEKFDLSEKLKKQKYDMNVLQTRINEQQKFAKGRGKAKAVRR